From one Populus alba chromosome 17, ASM523922v2, whole genome shotgun sequence genomic stretch:
- the LOC118048666 gene encoding protein PHR1-LIKE 3 yields MYSAIHSLPLDGHGDFQASLDGINLSGDACLVLTTDPKPRLRWTAELHERFVDAVTQLGGPDKATPKTIMRTMGVKGLTLYHLKSHLQKYRLGKQSCKESTDNSKDVGIAPSVAESQDTGSSTSASSRMIAQDLNDGYQVTEALRVQMEVQRRLHEQLEVQHHLQLRIEAQGKYLQSILEKACKALNDQAVATAGLEAAREELSELAIKVSNECAGIAPLDTMKMHSLSELAAALGNRNASNVPARIGDCSVESCLTSTSSPVSPMGVGSQVASTKKRSRPVLGHGDSLPFEGNIRQEVEWTMSNILDE; encoded by the exons ATGTACTCTGCAATACACTCACTGCCTTTGGATGGACATGGGGACTTTCAAGCTTCATTAGATGGAATTAATCTGTCTGGGGATGCGTGCTTGGTTCTCACTACGGATCCAAAGCCAAGGCTCCGCTGGACTGCTGAGTTACATGAGAGATTTGTTGATGCTGTTACTCAACTTGGTGGACCTGACA AAGCAACACCTAAGACAATTATGAGAACAATGGGGGTAAAAGGCCTCACCCTTTATCACTTGAAATCTCACCTACAG AAATACCGGTTGGGAAAGCAGTCCTGCAAGGAATCAACTGATAACTCCAAGGATG TTGGGATTGCACCATCAGTTGCAGAAAGTCAGGATACTGGTTCATCGACATCTGCATCATCAAGAATGATTGCGCAGGATCTGAATGA TGGTTACCAGGTTACTGAGGCTTTGAGAGTGCAGATGGAAGTCCAACGAAGATTGCATGAGCAGCTGGAG GTGCAACATCATCTCCAACTTCGCATTGAAGCTCAGGGGAAATACTTACAGTCAATACTTGAGAAAGCTTGTAAAGCTCTGAATGACCAGGCTGTTGCAACTGCAGGACTTGAAGCTGCTAGGGAAGAGCTTTCTGAATTAGCAATCAAGGTTTCCAATGAATGTGCAGGAATTGCCCCCCTTGATACCATGAAAATGCATTCCTTATCTGAACTTGCTGCTGCTTTAGGGAACAGAAATGCTTCCAATGTGCCTGCTCGCATTGGTGATTGCTCTGTCGAAAGCTGCTTGACGTCAACTAGTAGCCCAGTTTCTCCCATGGGCGTGGGCTCACAAGTTGCTTCCACGAAGAAAAGATCAAGGCCTGTGCTTGGTCATGGAGATTCATTGCCCTTCGAAGGCAACATTCGGCAAGAAGTAGAATGGACAATGAGTAATATTTTGGATGAATAG
- the LOC118048667 gene encoding receptor like protein kinase S.2 — MKRNCFCITLPADFEEIKPFDQPQIRPPVHDDVEKRQHCGCGRQILHVLGDSLRRLHVKKPFDQPQIRPPVHDDVKKRQHCGCGRQILHVLGDSLRRLPESKWIVCFQDDKPSKQQSGPFHDLEGIQISEKVGGDNPRIFSYAELYIGSKGFCENEVLGSGGFGKVYRAVLPSDGTVVAVKCLAERGEQFEKTFEAELVAVAQLRHRNLVRLRGWCAHEDQLFLVYDYMPNRSLDRVLFRRPENLKAEPLAWERRRKIVSGLAAALHYLHEQLETQIIHRDVKTSNVMLDSHYNARLGDFGLARWLEHELEYQIRTPSMKNHQFRLAESTRIGGTIGYLSPESFQKRSVATAKSDVFSFGIVVLEVASRRRAVDLTYPDDQIILLDWIRGLSDEGKLLQAADNTLPDGSFGLSDMERLIHLGLLCTLHNPQLRPNMKWVVEALSGNILGKLPPLPSFRSHPRYIAISPASTSISKTSTTATTSVPSSDMTISFTSSAYVTATEETMYATAEFESGNKLSSSKSNNRSHRQNAFFMVETPREISYKEIISATNNFSNSQRVAEVDFGTAYYGILEDGHQVLVKRLGMTQCPAIRVRFSTELLNLGRLRHRNLIQLRGWCTEHGEMLVVYDYSASRQMSHLLFHHDNRIGHSILHWRHRYNIIKSLAAAILYLHEEWDEQVIHRNITTSSIILDPDMNPRLGNFALAEFLARNDHAHKAAAKENKSVRGIFGYMSPEYMESGEATPMADVYSYGVVVLEVVSGQMAVDFRRPEVLLVLRVHEFETQKRPLEDLADIRLNREYDHEELIRIVKLGIACTRSNPELRPSMRQIVRILDGNDQWFMEGGRRKESREEWRQNNASSLSLIRRIQALGIK; from the coding sequence ATGAAACGCAACTGCTTTTGTATCACTTTACCGGCTGATTTCGAAGAAATCAAGCCATTTGATCAACCACAAATCCGACCACCTGTGCATGATGATGTCGAAAAGCGCCAACACTGCGGCTGCGGGAGGCAAATACTTCATGTCCTAGGTGATTCACTACGCCGGTTACATGTCAAAAAGCCATTTGATCAACCACAAATCCGACCACCTGTGCATGATGATGTTAAAAAGCGCCAACACTGCGGCTGCGGGAGGCAAATACTTCATGTCCTAGGTGATTCATTACGCCGGTTACCTGAATCGAAATGGATTGTTTGTTTTCAGGACGACAAACCAAGTAAACAGCAGTCTGGTCCGTTTCATGACCTGGAAGGAATTCAGATATCTGAGAAGGTTGGTGGTGATAATCCAAGGATATTCAGCTATGCTGAACTTTATATAGGGTCTAAAGGGTTTTGTGAAAATGAGGTTCTTGGAAGTGGAGGTTTTGGAAAGGTTTATAGAGCAGTTTTACCAAGTGATGGTACTGTTGTTGCAGTCAAATGCTTGGCTGAGAGAGGGGAACAGTTTGAGAAGACCTTTGAAGCTGAATTGGTTGCGGTGGCTCAACTGCGACACAGGAATCTTGTCAGGCTAAGAGGGTGGTGTGCTCATGAAGACCAGTTGTTCTTGGTGTATGACTACATGCCTAACCGCAGCCTGGACAGGGTCCTGTTTAGAAGGCCTGAAAACCTGAAAGCGGAACCCCTTGCCTGGGAACGAAGAAGGAAGATAGTCAGCGGCTTGGCAGCAGCATTGCATTATCTCCACGAACAGTTGGAGACTCAGATCATTCACCGGGATGTGAAGACAAGCAATGTCATGCTTGACTCGCATTATAATGCCCGACTCGGTGACTTCGGCTTGGCGCGGTGGTTAGAACATGAACTTGAGTATCAAATCCGGACACCTTCAATGAAAAATCACCAGTTTCGCTTGGCTGAATCAACCAGAATTGGTGGCACTATCGGTTACTTATCACCCGAGAGCTTCCAGAAACGAAGTGTCGCTACTGCTAAATCTGATGTTTTCAGCTTTGGAATTGTTGTGTTAGAGGTGGCGTCTAGGAGGCGGGCAGTGGATCTGACATATCCTGACGATCAGATCATTTTGCTTGACTGGATAAGGGGGTTGTCCGATGAAGGGAAGCTCTTACAAGCAGCGGATAATACGCTTCCAGATGGGTCTTTTGGGCTTTCTGATATGGAACGCCTGATTCATCTAGGGCTTCTATGCACACTCCACAACCCGCAACTTCGCCCAAACATGAAATGGGTTGTGGAAGCACTTTCTGGCAACATTTTGGGCAAACTGCCACCTCTTCCATCATTTCGGTCTCATCCTAGATACATAGCTATATCACCTGCAAGCACTAGCATAAGCAAAACCAGCACCACCGCGACCACCTCCGTTCCAAGTTCTGACATGACAATCTCGTTCACTTCATCAGCGTATGTCACAGCTACGGAAGAAACTATGTATGCAACAGCAGAATTTGAGAGTGGTAATAAACTGAGCTCTTCTAAGTCGAACAACAGAAGTCACCGGCAAAATGCTTTCTTTATGGTGGAAACTCCCAGGGAAATATCCTACAAGGAAATCATTTCTGCTACAAATAATTTCTCGAACTCACAAAGGGTAGCGGAGGTGGACTTCGGAACTGCTTACTATGGCATCCTTGAAGATGGCCATCAAGTCTTGGTGAAGAGACTTGGCATGACCCAATGCCCTGCAATACGCGTGCGATTTTCAACTGAACTCCTAAACTTAGGCAGGCTCCGCCACCGCAACCTGATACAACTCCGTGGATGGTGCACAGAACATGGAGAGATGCTTGTCGTCTATGATTATTCAGCGAGTCGCCAGATGAGTCACCTTCTTTTCCATCATGACAATAGAATTGGGCATTCTATTCTACATTGGCGGCACAGATATAACATTATCAAGTCTCTTGCTGCTGCAATTCTTTATCTTCATGAGGAGTGGGATGAGCAAGTTATCCACAGGAATATTACTACCTCTTCTATCATTCTTGATCCAGACATGAATCCGAGACTTGGTAACTTTGCCCTTGCCGAATTCTTGGCAAGAAATGATCATGCCCATAAAGCAGctgcaaaagaaaataaatcagtCCGTGGAATCTTTGGTTACATGTCTCCCGAGTACATGGAATCCGGTGAGGCAACCCCAATGGCTGATGTGTATAGCTACGGTGTGGTGGTTCTGGAGGTGGTCAGTGGACAAATGGCAGTTGATTTTCGGAGACCAGAGGTGCTCTTGGTTCTTAGAGTTCATGAATTCGAGACACAGAAGAGACCATTGGAGGATCTGGCTGATATAAGGTTGAACCGTGAATATGATCATGAAGAATTGATCAGAATCGTCAAATTGGGGATTGCATGCACCAGGTCCAACCCAGAATTAAGGCCAAGCATGAGGCAGATTGTAAGGATACTTGACGGAAATGATCAATGGTTCATGGAAGGAGGGCGAAGGAAGGAAAGCAGAGAAGAATGGAGACAGAACAATGCTAGTTCTTTGTCATTGATTAGAAGAATCCAAGCTCTGGGGATTAAGTGA